The following proteins come from a genomic window of Chelmon rostratus isolate fCheRos1 chromosome 23, fCheRos1.pri, whole genome shotgun sequence:
- the ccdc96 gene encoding coiled-coil domain-containing protein 96 — MDGESGNEVKNDTERVILAHVSNEEDMSAVTVNGNEKEGVPAEVVASDHDEEHSESVNATEEAPVEEAATSEPEENGGDEVPAVSSVITSEDLAVKMSEEPTSHEGSVVFEMNGNNDDGPPRLHLESPDRENISPTQVEEGEAEEEEPTAAPADKEEVNSEALVQLLQDLCEGRDKASQHSSRLQMKLAEYFRKKAGDDGQLERELPVSEQLQEYEKHVNILTDLKQQLIADSETAEQQAEELSFQSQEKLEKVENEWRAFVALKQDVAVTALSRRLGKQAAQAKVESTLAAEQLRQDQLIKLRLKQIKLRIKIRRLEAELRDREEHARDPLQLRFEQLQAERLELKKRAEKQNEESLKPQRKISCSLELLSNIKEKLFWSQAVVRAKREELAEVEAAVARKRDLLTRTKQARNSLQRDNLRLKEDRGLLGNRVLLRDFEDTVDASDHLEEQLESLKGQQAETVFSC, encoded by the exons ATGGACGGAGAGTCAGGAAACGAGGTGAAGAATGACACAGAGAGGGTGATATTAGCACATGTCTCCAATGAAGAGGACATGTCTGCTGTTACTGTAAATGGGAATGAAAAAGAAGGTGTCCCAGCTGAAGTGGTTGCATCAGATCATGATGAAGAACATTCTGAAAGTGTGAACGCCACTGAAGAGGCCCCCGTTGAAGAAGCAGCCACCTCTGAGCCAGAGGAGAACGGTGGGGACGAGGTCCCGGCTGTCAGCTCCGTCATCACAAGTGAAGACTTGGCTGTGAAGATGAGTGAAGAGCCAACGTCCCACGAGGGCAGCGTTGTTTTTGAGATGAACGGCAACAATGACGATGGACCCCCCAGACTGCATCTTGAGAGCCCGGACAGAGAGAACATCAGTCCTACACAGGTGGAGGAAGGTGAGGCCGAGGAAGAGGAGCccactgctgctcctgcagacaAGGAGGAAGTGAACTCTGAAGCACTtgtgcagctcctccaggaTCTGTGCGAGGGGAGAGATAAAGCCAGCCAACACAGCAGCCGACTGCAGATGAAGCTGGCAGAGTACTTCCGCAAGAAGGCCGGTGACGACGgccagctggagagagagctgccggtgtcagagcagctgcaggagtaTGAGAAGCACGTTAACATCCTGACCGacctgaagcagcagctcatcGCTGACTCAGAGACGGCTGAGCAGCAGGCGGAGGAGCTGAGCTTCCAGTCCcaggagaagctggagaag GTGGAAAATGAATGGCGAGCTTTCGTGGCACTGAAACAGGATGTAGCTGTGACAGCACTAAGCCGACGCCTCGGTAAGCAAGCTGCTCAGGCTAAAGTCGAGTCCACCCTGGCGGCAGAGCAGCTTCGACAGGATCAGCTAATCAAGCTGCGCCTGAAGCAAATCAAGCTGAGGATCAAGATTCGCAGGCTGGAGGCAGAGCTCCGTGACCGGGAAGAACACGCCAGGGACCCCCTGCAGCTCCGgtttgagcagctgcaggctgagagGCTGGAGCTGAAGAAACGCGCCGAAAAGCAAAACGAGGAATCGTTAAAGCCGCAGAGGAAGATCAGCTGCAGTTTGGAG CTCCTGTCAAACATAAAGGAGAAGCTGTTCTGGAGTCAGGCGGTGGTCCGGGCCAAGCGGGAGGAGCTGGCTGAGGTGGAGGCCGCGGTGGCCAGGAAGAGGGACCTCCTGACCAGGACAAAGCAGGCACGCAacagcctgcagagagacaaCCTGAGGCTGAAGGAGGATCGGGGACTGCTGGGGAACAGGGTCTTGCTGCGGGACTTTGAGGACACTGTGGACGCCTCCGACCacctggaggagcagctggagagccTAAAGGGCCAGCAAGCTGAGACTGTCTTCAGCTGCTga
- the LOC121626917 gene encoding uncharacterized protein LOC121626917, translated as MGLFIVSKLLLMTLLFQLSEENEEWKTGTTPDPDKSVHLREFCLRVPDGSHWTRPPAKSAEPTKPAAPLLEQPTTEPEPTFWDSTQEPDLTDIQDTPDTPDTRDAVVRSVVASGLRGLKTAISGCRCKEREKKPLTEILGFRSIMMWLPSETCASTEYIGTLTTGMEVCGIIPSLLTFVKEQLKSQSVPAAPPSIHEEPAVTPPAPLAPTTELPTTTVSPSLSEVTETDWIYEFEASGTETADECESCNFMTNLDNVDPKSVQSLTVRMQSFPCAVQIFLKDGTDFCLDLNHPEFKTALRKLGFSPPLEPDIARTPKPITSGCRCKESEKKLPAKLSTLTSTRVWPPSETCASTEFIETLMDGREVCVFTPSLSIYLHHLRP; from the exons ATGGGCCTCTTCATCGTCAGTAAACTGCTCCTGATGACGCTTCTGTTCCAGCTGAGTGAGGAGA ATGAAGAGTGGAAGACAGGCACAACACCCGACCCTGACAAGTCTGTGCATTTGCGTGAGTTCTGCCTCCGCGTGCCTGATGGCTCTCACTGGACCCGACCGCCCGCAAAGTCAGCTGAGCCAACCAAACCTGCAGCCCCGCTGCTTGAGCAGCCAACCACAGAGCCGGAACCTACTTTCTGGGACTCAACCCAAGAGCCTGATCTGACAGACATCCAGGACACCCCGGACACCCCGGACACCAGGGACGCTGTGGTCCGAAGTGTGGTTGCTTCTGGTTTACGTGGTCTGAAAACAG CCATCAGCGGGTGTCgctgcaaagagagagagaagaagccTCTGACTGAAATCTTGGGATTCAGAAGCATAATGATGTGGCTCCCCAGCGAAACATGTGCATCAACTGAATACAT TGGGACGCTGACGACTGGCATGGAGGTGTGTGGGATTATACCCAGCCTTTTGACATTCGTCAAAGAGCAGCTGAA AAGCCAGTCTGTGCCTGCAGCGCCGCCAAGTATCCACGAAGAGCCGGCAGTCACACCTCCCGCTCCGCTGGCCCCAACCACAGAGCTACCCACAACTACTGTCTCTCCAAGCCTTTCCGAAGTAACAGAAACAGATTGGATTTATGAATTTGAGGCATCGGGAACTGAAA CGGCTGACGAATGCGAATCCTGCAACTTCATGACGAACTTGGACAATGTTGACCCAAAGTCTGTACAATCCCTGACTGTGAGGATGCAATCATTTCCCTGCGCCGTCCAAATTTT CCTGAAGGATGGCACAGATTTCTGTTTGGACTTAAACCATCCGGAGTTCAAGACAGCGCTGAGGAAACTGGGATTTTCCCCTCCCCTTGAACCTGACATTGCCCGGACACCAAAACCCA TCACCAGTGGATGTCGCTGCaaagagagtgagaagaaaCTTCCAGCTAAACTCTCCACATTAACAAGCACAAGGGTTTGGCCCCCCAGTGAAACATGCGCCTCAACTGAATTCAT TGAAACACTCATGGATGGcagggaggtgtgtgtttttacaccCAGCCTCTCAATATACCTTCATCATCTTCGTCCATAA
- the LOC121626243 gene encoding C-C motif chemokine 4 homolog codes for MRTSHILLLCALGAALLSSVICNNAIGPDNCCFRFYPRRMKKSFIKSYYMTDDRCPKTGVILVSRKSHPICADPNLSWVENIMKSLDMESL; via the exons ATGAGGACCAGTCACATCCTTCTGCTCTGCGCCCTGGGAGCTGCGCTGCTTTCCTCGGTCATCTGCAACA ATGCGATCGGTCCCGACAACTGCTGCTTCAGATTCTACCCgagaagaatgaaaaagagCTTCATCAAGTCATATTACATGACTGATGACCGCTGCCCGAAGACTGGAGTCAT tCTGGTTTCACGAAAGTCTCATCCCATCTGTGCAGATCCTAATCTCTCCTGGGTGGAGAACATCATGAAAAGTCTGGACATGGAGTCCCTTTAA